The DNA window CCTCGGTGCCTTTCCGTCCTCCCTGGAGCAGGCCCCCTTGAGAGAACGCCTGGAGTGGCTCCACACGCAAGCGCCCTTCATGCTCCTGGCGCAGGACACCCAGGCCGACCCCGTCTACTTCTACTCCAACGCCACCGCGTCCGAGCGCTTCGGCTACTCCGCCGAGGAGTTCCTCGTCACCCCCGCGCGATTCAGCGCGCCGCCCGATGGCCGCGAGGAGCGCGCCGAGCTCATCGAGCGGACCTCCGCGCTGGGCTTCACCGTCGGCTACTCAGGCGTCCGCGTCACCAAGACCGGACGCCTCTTCCGCATCCACGACGTGGAGCTCTGGGTGGTCCACGACGCCGCGGGCATCCTGATTGGACTTGGCGCTCTCGTCTGGACCGCACCGCTCTAGCTTCATCACGTCGGAGTCAGAGCCGGCCCGCCCGCTCCAGGATGGGCTCGAGCACCGCGGCCAGGTCTCCCATCACGTTGATGTTCCCCGTGACGATGCGGCCCGTCGCGGGGACCTCGAGCATGAAGCTCTGGTACCCCGCGGTGGTGCCCAGATGCCCGAGGGCGATGACTCCTCGGGATTCGAGCCGCATCACGCCGAGCCCATAGCCCACCAGTCGAGACTCGGGCTCGGGTGCTGGCTGGAACGCGAACATGGCCTCCAGCGTCTCCTTGCGCTCGAAGAGTGCCCCAGCGCGAAGCTTCTTCCAGAAGAGGCCGAGGTCGGAGACGGTGGTCACCAGGGCGTGACCGCCAGAGGCCCCAGCCATCGACGGGTCGACGAGGGTGAGGTCCGCCAACTGGTCCTCGAAGGGGACATACCCTCGTGCGCAAGGGGCCGGGCAGGTCGGGTCTCCCGGTTCGGGAAGAATCGAGCGGGAGAGACCCGCTCGCGCGAGGACGCGCTCACGGACCACCTCGCGCCAGCTCCGGCCCTCCACCGCCGAGAGGATTTCACCCAGGAGCACGTAGTTCGTGTTCGAGTAACCGTACTGGGTGCCGGGCGGGAACACCGAAGGCTGCGCACTGGAGAGGCCGAGAATCTCCTCGAGCGTCCAGACATGCTCCGGGTCCGCGAAGATGGCCATGTCCGTCTCGGAGGTGACCCACTCCGGAATGCCCGAGCGGTGTGCGAGCAGCATGGCCACGGTGATGTCCCGGGCGTGCTCGATGCGGTTCGTCACGCTCGCGGGCAGTCGCTCCGTGAGGGTGTCCTCCAGCGTGAGCTTGCGCTGCTCGACGGACTGGAGCACGGCGGTGGCGACGAGGGTCTTGAGAATGCTTCCCGCGCGGAAGCGGTCTTGAGGAGACCTGGGCTGTTGCTGCCCGACATCGGCGACCCCCGCGGCACCCTGCCATGTCTTGCCAGAGGCAGAGGTGACGGCGAGCGAGGCGCCAGGCGTCAATCCCTTCGCGACGGCGTCGTCGATGAGGGCCTGCATGTCGGAGTGCAGCGCCGAGGGTTCCTCGTCGTTGTCACAACCGCTGACGGCTCCCGCCAGACCGAGGCACAAGGCGAATGAGAGCCATGCGAGCTTCCGCCGTGGACGCGCGGCTCGAGAGGGGGCTTGTCCGGGGGAATCAACCTGTCTGCCGTCGCAACGCTGTGAGTGAATGTTCATGCACAGGGAACACCGCCTCGTTGTGGTGGTGTCACCTCGGTTCGTCCCAGCCCCTTGGGCGGAGAACGGACATCACCTCGCGTCCCCGCGCAGGTGCGCCTCCGAATCCCGACGACACGACAGTGCATGTCCGAGCCACTCGCGCGGAGCCTTTGGCCACGATAGACAATCAGCCATGTCACGAAGCTACGAGGACCTGGAGGCAGAGGCCGCGAGCGTGTCGGTGGAGGGCTGGGACTTCTCCTGGCTGGACGGGCGCGCCACGGAGCAGCGTCCCTCCTGGGGCTACCAGCGTCGGATGGGCGAGCGGATGGCGCGAGCCTCCGCGGCGCTCGACCTCCAGACGGGAGGCGGGGAGGTGCTCGCGGGCGTGCCGACGTTGCCGCGCCTCATCGTGGCCACGGAGTCCTGGCCGCCCAATGTCGCGAAGGCCACGCGATTGCTTCATCCCCGGGGTGTCGTGGTGGTGGCGGATGCGGACGAGCCGCCGCTCCCCTTCGCCGACGAGGCGTTCGACCTGGTCGTCAGCCGTCATCCGGTCACGACGTGGTGGCGTGAGATTGCCCGGGTCCTCCAGCCGGGCGGGACGTATTTCTCCCAGCAGGTCGGGCCCGCGAGTGTCTTCGAACTCGTGGAGTACTTCCTCGGCCCCTTGCCCGCGGAGATTCACCGCAGGCGCCATCCGGACGACGCACGCGCCGAGGCCGAGGCGGCGGGGCTCGAGGTCGTGGACCTGCGGCTGGAGCGGCTGCGCACCGAGTTCCTCGACATCGGCGCGGTCATCTACTTCCTGCGCAAGGTCATCTGGATGGTCCCGGGCTTCACGGTGGAGCAGTACCGCCCCCAGCTCCTGTCCTTGCACGAGCGCATCCAGCGCGACGGCCCTTTCCTCGCGCACACGACGCGCTTCCTCATCGAGGCCAGGAAGCCGGTGTAACCGCCGCGTAGGACCGCTGGAGCGGAACCGATGTCCGCTCCAGCGGCTCGTCACATCACAGCGAGGGCAGGCAGGCCTGTCCGGCGATGGGGCCGTAGATGGTGTTGGCGGACTGGAGCGTGAAGTACTTCAGTTGGCCGTAGCCGAACGGGCTCGTGTCACCCGTGCACGTGCGGTAGTAGTAGGTTCCGAACAGGGGACCGAAGCCGTTCAGGATGCGCGTTCCATCGAGGTACGCCACGATGTTTCCGCCGCCGGGACCGTTGTTGAGGAAGTCCGTGAGCTCCCACTGCGGGAAGAAGGGCCCCTGCACCTGGTTGCAGCGCTGACGGATGAGTCCATCCATGCAGCTGAAGTACATCACACGCTGGGCGGGACCGAAGCCCGTCTTCGTGAAGATGATGTACGCGTTGAGAGAGATCTCCGTCGCGCTGTTGGAATTGACGTTCTGCCAATACGTCTGCAGGTGCTGGCGGCTGTAGAACGGGCCGTCTTCCGTCTGCGCGGAGGCTTGGAAGGGAATCGCGGCGAGCAACGACAAACTCAGGAGCAGGAATCGGGTACGGCTCTGCATCGTGTTCTCCCGGAAGGGGACTGCACCGGACGTGTGCCCGGTCGGCCATTCCTTACGCAGTCACGATTTTCCCTGGTTGATTGGGGAATATCCGAAAGTGCACGTCCCTGTGCTGGGTTGGGGGCCCCTGGGGCCCTCTCCCCCCCCAGGGGGTATGGCCGCCCCACGAGGGGTGGAGGAGCCTGCGCATCGGAGGGTTCTATGCATTGGAGCCGAGTCTTCGTCCCCGCCGTCGTGGTCCTCTTGGCTGTGTCTGGGAATGCGGCCGACGCGCCACAAGAGTTCCGTGTGACGTACCAGGTCTGCAAGTCCCTCGGTGTCCAGCCTCCTTCGACCCGGCTCCTGCTCGCGACCCCACCGGCCCATTCCCAGCGCTGCGTGCGAGAGGGACCTCGGGTCGTGTGCCGTCAGGAGGAGGGGGACGAGGTCCGGGAGGTCGAGTACACGGTGGTCAAGGACTCGCCACCGGTCCTGACCTTCGAGCGGAGCGAGGACTCCGGAAGCCTCGTCTCCCTCAACACGTCGCTGAACACCGCCTCCAGTGTGACGCGCGAGGTGTCGGAGTCAGGCGGGCTGGTCGCGAAGGTCTGCTCGGGTGTCCTCGAGAGGGAGAAGACCGTGGAGGCCGCCGCCTTTGCTCCACAGAGAGGGAAGACAGTGCCCGCGTTCGAGCCCGCCCCCGCCCGGAGTTGCTGCAAGACCTGCACGAGGGGCTGTCCCTGCGGGGACTCGTGCATCTCGTGCAGCAAGACCTGTCGCAAGGGCCCCGGCTGTGCGTGCTGAGCGGCGAGGCGCCCCTGCTTTGTCCGCTCACTGCGCGGGGGCCGGGGCAAGCCCGTAGTTCGGTTCGAGTGGCCTGGGGCGTCGCCGGTTCCGTGCTCACCTTCCTCAGAGGAGAATCTCGAGAGGTGTGTCATGGCCGTGATGGTGATGGTGAAGCTGCGAAGTCAGTCAGAATATGACGAGGTTGGCCGCGAGCTGGTTCGGCGAGGGGTGACGTCGACTGCCCTGCTGTCTCACGTGAGCGCCGCCACCGATGACGGCTTCCTGGTGGTCGACATCTGGCCTTCCAGGCAGGCCTGGGAGCAGTTCGCGAGCAGCCAGTTGGAGCCCTGCATGAAGGCCGTGGGAGGCGTTGCCCGGCCTGAAATCAAGATCTTCGAAGCCTACAACGTGGGCTGGCCGGGCCGGATGGCCGCGGCGGAAGAACAACCCCAGGCGCACTGAGCCCGCGGGCGCCTGGCCTCCCTGGCTGGGAGACGAGCGGCTTCGCCTCGGCTGGAGCAGGCGATGGCGCCGGGCTCCAGCCGAGGACAGGTGGGTCAGGGGTTCTTCGAGGTGGGCTGGCCGCTCAGATAGGTCTCCACCACGGGAATCTTGTGGATCTGCGTGGGGTCCTTCTTCTTCGGGCCGTAGTCGAGGGGGTTGTCCCCGAGCACGACGAAGTCGGCGACCTTGCCCTGCTCGATGCTGCCCACCCACCCGTCGAGCTCATGCTGCCGGGCGGGCTCGATGGTGATGGCGCGCAGTGCCTCCTCGACCGTCGCCGCGTGCTTCTCGAGGCCGAGCGTTCCGCGCTCCTCGAGTGAGGGATAGGCCCAGGTGCGCCGCGTGACGGCCTGCTCGACGAACCAGAGCGGGCGGGGCGGCGTCACCATCGAGTCGCTGTGGAACGAGAAGGGGATGCCCTGGTCGCGGTCGAAGCCCACGGGGTCCAGGTTGTTCGCGGCCGCTTCACCCAGCATGCCCCTGAACGCGTGGCCCCAGTACGCCACGTGGCCGATGAGGTGCGTCACGTGCGCCTTGACTGCCGGGGCCTTCTGGCCGTTCGGCGCGACGTAGTTTCCCTTGATGAGGTCCCCGAGGTTCTTGGAGAGCTGCTCCTGGCCCACGGTGTTGTGGATGAACAGCACGGGGTGCTCGTTCTGGGCCTTCTGCTGGAGCAGCGCGAAGGCGTCGATGGCCCACTGGTTCGCGTCGTTGCCGTTGGCGTGGAGCTGGACGCGCCAGGCCTTCGTCATCCATTGGGCGCTCATCGCGGTGACGATGGCCTGCATGTTCTCGAAGTCGGCCCGGCCCTCTCCCGCGTCCGAGCAATGGCCCTTCGTCGAGTACGAATAGGGCGCCGCGAGCTTCGCGGTGCAGCCCTGCGTCGAGCCATCCACCCAGAGCTTGAGGCCACCAGCGCCCAGCCACTTGGGCAGCTTGCAGTTCGCGTCCTGGCGCGGGTCACAGGCGGGGCCCGTCGGCTGGATGCCCTCGGCCTTCGCGGAGTCGTACGTCACGACGCCCGTGACGCGCAGCGGGAAGTGCTCCTGCTCCGCCAGGAACTTCACGGCGTTGAGCTGGGACATGCCCACCAGACCGCCATCCGCGATGGTCGTGAGCCCCGCATCACGCATCGCCTGGATGCCGGGCTTGATCTCCTTCTCGTAGGCCGCCAGGAGCTCCTGGGGATGTGTCTGGAGTTGCGCCAGCGGCAGGCTCTTCTGCATCGCCGCCATGAAGGGCGCGTAGCCCGAGGTCTCCTTGAGCAAGCCAGTGAAGGGAGCCGTGTTGTTCGGGGCCCACTCACCGCCGCCAGCCTTGACGGTCGACGGGGGACACGCGGTCTGCCCCGCGCAGACGACGTCGATGGCCCGCTGGTTCACGTATGCCAGGTGACCGGACTGGTCCAGGATGAGCACCGGGCGGTCCTTGCTCACGCAGCGCTCGATGTAGAACTTCGGATTGTCCATGAAGTTCCCCGCGGCCGCGGCTTCCTTGGCGGTGATGCCGCACTGGAGCGGGTCGAACACCTGGCGTGATGGGTCCAGGTTCATGCCCAGGACGAACTCATCCTTCGGGGCCTGGGGAGACAGCTTGATGGAGGCGAGCGTGCTCAGCACGTCCGCGCGGGACTCGCAGGATGTGGCGGTGGGGATGCGGTACGGCCCGGGCAGACAGGGCGCCAGGTTGTGCGACTCGAGCACGCTCTGGAGGAGGGTGGGGAGCAGGTGCAGGTGGGGGTCGATGAAGCCCGGCATGAGCACCTGACCGGCCTCGAGCTGCACGACCTTGGCGCCTGCCCCGAGGCCCTCCCGAACATCCTGCTCGGTTCCGACCTTCAGGATGTGGCCGCGCTCATCCACGGAGACGGCTTCGGCGACGGTCATGCCGTCGTCCATGGTGAGGATCTTCCCGAGGAAGAGCGTCTTGCCGCTGTCGGGCGGATTCGCAATCGAGCCGCCGGTCGTCGCGCACGAGGCCAGAAAGGCCAGGGACGCGGTGCACACCCAAGAACGTGCAAGGAAAGACCTGGGAGCAGCGCGCTCCCGCCGAAGATGTCTGTTCATGGTGCTCCTGTGAGAGGTGGCTCAGTCCTATACACGGATGGACTGACGGCGGGTGCGAAAAAGCAGCAAGTCTCGGATTGACGTGTCAGGGGCGTTCTTGACGTGTCAATGCCACGGCTGACGCGTCAAGAGAGAGGCGGTGCTTGTTGAGTGGTGGGGTGTGTCTGGGAATGGGTGTGTGTCACTCGTGTGCTTGTCTGTGTTCATCCCGTCGGGGCTTGCGACTCCGTGCGCTGGCGTCGGGGATGTGCCGAGGACACAAGGGCTCCATCGTGTTAAGAGGTGGTGCCCGCTCGCTCTGACCTCGCTGTTGGCGTCGCCGCAGGACGCCCCCCGTTCTCTCGTGCCACAGACCTTCGCCGAACTCCGTGACCAGACGCTCGCCGCCCTCGCATCGCAGGACGCGAATACGGCGTTCAGGGCAATTCGTTCCGTTCTCCGCTACCCAGGGATGACCGAGCTGCGGACGAAGGAGCGCTGGAGTGAGGCTTGGGAGGCGTTCGCTCGGGTCGCGGCGGTGTTCGCGGGCGACGCGTTGGCGGAGCAGGTGGCGGACATCGCGGCGCTACCGGACGACGCGGAGCCGTATTTCGCCCTCGGCTATGAGCTGATTGAACATGGCCTCCACGACCTCGCGGCGACCGTCCTTCAACGCGCGTACGAGCTGGCCCCGACTTCCGAGCAGATTGTCTATGAATTCGTGGCGGCCCTGGAGCACGTGGGGGCGCACGGCCAGGCGGTGCTCACCTTGTGTGGCCCTCCTGGGCTCGTCGATACGCGCTTCATGGCCTGCTATCTGCTGGCCTACAACGCCTTGATGACCGGAGACCTGGACGAGCCCCGGCGTCGGCTCGCCCTCCTCGAGCGCCTGCGCAACGTTCCGGAGGCACTCCCGGAGGAGTCCACGGGGCTCGACGTCATGATGACGCGCCTGCGGCGCTTCCTCCGCCGCGCCGATGTCGTCCGACGCGTGACGTCCCTCGACCTCAAGGACCTCCGTGGCTGGCAGTTCGTCACGACCGGGACGGTGTTGCTCCACCTGTCGCCGCATGGCTTCGACGAGGGGATGACCGGGCGCTATGCCTTCGTCCAGGACTCGGGTGTGCTCTGCCTGGAGGGCCTGCGCCGCGTGGAGGCGGTGCTGAAGCACGTCGGGGTCGAAGTCCCTCGCGTGTTCATCCTCCCTGAGCGACAGAGCGCCATTCTCGGCCTCGCGGTCGCGAAGCGCCTGGGGCTGCCCGCGGAGCCGTGGCCCGAAGGCGGCAGCGAGGCTCCCGGCCTCGTGGTGGCCTACGACCTGGCGGACCTCGAAGGCCCCTTGCTCGAGTCGCTGCATCAGCACCGTCCGGGGCAGGTGCTCTGGAGCCACCTCACCCGGTGGACGCAGGAGAGCGCCTTCGCGGCCGACCTGACCACCTACCTCTACCAGAGCAAGACGACCCCGTGGGGCGAGCGCCTCAAGTTCAACTCCGAGACACGCAAGATGGAGCGAGTGCGGCCCGACGAGCGCCCTGTCGAGGTGCTGGCCGGAGAGCTTCTCCCGGTGGAGTTGGAGGAGGACGCGTTGGGCGACCTGCCCACGCTCCTCGCGCTGGCCACCACCGTTCAGGACCTCACGGGCGATGTGGCCCCGGGCTGGGCTCGGAGCGAGGGCGTCAGGCACCGGCAGCTCACCGATTCCCCGGTGAAGAGCAGCCAGTTCACCTGAGACGCTCTCGGCGCTGCGCCGCGACGTATCAAGGCTGGCAGGTCGCGGCACAAATCCGATGGAGCATACCCGGGGTCCGAGGTCCCTGCTCCGCCGGGCATCAAAAGACAATCAATCCTGAGTCCAAGGTCGGCGCATCCGGCTCGGGTGTTAGCGTTCCGGAATGTCCCTTCACCTGTACGCTTCGCGGCTCATGGTCATTGCCGCCATCGGCGCCGGCTGTGGCTCGGGGGAACCCGACCGGAACACCGACGATGCCGCTGGACACACCACGGTGGTCCGTCCGGCGAACAACCTGAAGATTGCTCCCGGTGTGCCTGTGTCCATCGAGTGGGTCTCGACCCTCGCGGGTCCGGCCACCGTGGACCTGTTCGCCGACGCGGATGGCGACCTGGAGACGACCTCGGATCAAATCCCTCTCGCGCTGGGCAATGCGGTGGCCACGGCGCCAGCGGTTTTCGACTGGCGGACGGACGACGTGCCGCTCGGCACGTATCGCCTGCTCTCGCGCAGGGTCGACCGGTTGGGTACACACGTCAGCACGGCGCCGGGCCTCGTGGAGGTCGTCAAGCCGCTCCTCGAAGTGGAGAATCTCGAGGAAGGGGAGCCGCTGCGGTATCCGCTGGCGTTGCTGACCGGCACCGTGCCGACGGAGACCGCGAAGGTGTCCGCCGGCCTGCATGGCGAGCCGATGCGGGCGTGGCCGGCGAACAGCGGCCGGTTCAAGACGCTGGTGCGGCTGGTCCCTGGTTCGAACGACGTCCTGCTCGAGGCGGATGGAGTGCTGCACCGCTTCTCGGTCCGCTACACGCCGATGACGACCGCGTACTCCGTTCGCTTCGTGTACGTGATTGCCGCTGATGCGGAGGGGCGGTTCGACGCGCCCGTGGGGGAGCCGAACGACCTCGCGAGCGCCCTGCGCCGGATTGGCACGGGGGCTGAGCTCATGCAGACCTTCACGGCGGAGGCCCTTGATGCGCAGGGCCTGGGACGGCGGACCTTCCACCTCGAGCGCGATGGCTCAGGGGCTCCCCTCGTGACGGCCTTTCGCAGCAGGCTGACCACGGCGCTGGCGCACTCCATGGATGGGATCGCGCTGTGGAACTACTTCTATAGCGAGTTCAGGTCGCTGCCGAACCGCCCTGGCACCATTGACGTGGCCATCATGTCGATGACGCACTTTGACCCGGCGCAACAGAAGGTGCTGGCGCATACCGCGTTCGGGGGCGGTCGGCTCGGGCTCTTCGGGAGCGGTACGCTGCACACGTGGGCCGAGTCGCTCGACGACGTCGCCGCGCGGTTTCTCGACGAACGGCGCATCGACGCCACCGTGCTGCTCGACGACAGCGCTGGGCGAGGCACTCACTGGGCGAACTACGCCACGGGCCTGGGCGCGACGATGCACGAGCTGGGTCACTGCCTCAGCCTGCAGCACCCCGCCAGTGACGATGGGGTGATGTCGCGCGACTTCGACTTCATCAA is part of the Myxococcus landrumus genome and encodes:
- a CDS encoding serine hydrolase domain-containing protein; this encodes MCLGLAGAVSGCDNDEEPSALHSDMQALIDDAVAKGLTPGASLAVTSASGKTWQGAAGVADVGQQQPRSPQDRFRAGSILKTLVATAVLQSVEQRKLTLEDTLTERLPASVTNRIEHARDITVAMLLAHRSGIPEWVTSETDMAIFADPEHVWTLEEILGLSSAQPSVFPPGTQYGYSNTNYVLLGEILSAVEGRSWREVVRERVLARAGLSRSILPEPGDPTCPAPCARGYVPFEDQLADLTLVDPSMAGASGGHALVTTVSDLGLFWKKLRAGALFERKETLEAMFAFQPAPEPESRLVGYGLGVMRLESRGVIALGHLGTTAGYQSFMLEVPATGRIVTGNINVMGDLAAVLEPILERAGRL
- a CDS encoding class I SAM-dependent methyltransferase is translated as MSRSYEDLEAEAASVSVEGWDFSWLDGRATEQRPSWGYQRRMGERMARASAALDLQTGGGEVLAGVPTLPRLIVATESWPPNVAKATRLLHPRGVVVVADADEPPLPFADEAFDLVVSRHPVTTWWREIARVLQPGGTYFSQQVGPASVFELVEYFLGPLPAEIHRRRHPDDARAEAEAAGLEVVDLRLERLRTEFLDIGAVIYFLRKVIWMVPGFTVEQYRPQLLSLHERIQRDGPFLAHTTRFLIEARKPV
- a CDS encoding MEKHLA domain-containing protein produces the protein MNALLPQRRLTKPLHEVLPLLEVLDASYQRMRGRPLGLGAFPSSLEQAPLRERLEWLHTQAPFMLLAQDTQADPVYFYSNATASERFGYSAEEFLVTPARFSAPPDGREERAELIERTSALGFTVGYSGVRVTKTGRLFRIHDVELWVVHDAAGILIGLGALVWTAPL
- a CDS encoding amidohydrolase; this translates as MCTASLAFLASCATTGGSIANPPDSGKTLFLGKILTMDDGMTVAEAVSVDERGHILKVGTEQDVREGLGAGAKVVQLEAGQVLMPGFIDPHLHLLPTLLQSVLESHNLAPCLPGPYRIPTATSCESRADVLSTLASIKLSPQAPKDEFVLGMNLDPSRQVFDPLQCGITAKEAAAAGNFMDNPKFYIERCVSKDRPVLILDQSGHLAYVNQRAIDVVCAGQTACPPSTVKAGGGEWAPNNTAPFTGLLKETSGYAPFMAAMQKSLPLAQLQTHPQELLAAYEKEIKPGIQAMRDAGLTTIADGGLVGMSQLNAVKFLAEQEHFPLRVTGVVTYDSAKAEGIQPTGPACDPRQDANCKLPKWLGAGGLKLWVDGSTQGCTAKLAAPYSYSTKGHCSDAGEGRADFENMQAIVTAMSAQWMTKAWRVQLHANGNDANQWAIDAFALLQQKAQNEHPVLFIHNTVGQEQLSKNLGDLIKGNYVAPNGQKAPAVKAHVTHLIGHVAYWGHAFRGMLGEAAANNLDPVGFDRDQGIPFSFHSDSMVTPPRPLWFVEQAVTRRTWAYPSLEERGTLGLEKHAATVEEALRAITIEPARQHELDGWVGSIEQGKVADFVVLGDNPLDYGPKKKDPTQIHKIPVVETYLSGQPTSKNP